The genomic interval GGACTCTGCTTTTCCTCGCCCTTTGTACCCCACTCTTCCCATTTGGGGCTTGAGGAGGGAGTGCTTGTGTCATCCAAAACGAATAAGCCGAGAGTGCCCGACACCCACGGGTTTGAAACAGGGCAAGATCAGGGTTCTGTTAACACTCACCATGCCAGCTGGCTGCCCCTACTCTGACCATGGTCGGCCCCCCCCCAACCGGTGCCGGCCTGGACCTGCAAGTCCGCTCCAGCAGGAGCTCCGGAAGGCCTCAGAGTCCCCGCCCCGTCCTCCAGACGGTGCGCCCTTTCTCCTCTGGCTTGTCCCGCCTTCCTCGTAGTCCCCCGACCCCGCGAGATGCCCTCATCCTTCTGCCTCCCAAGGGTACCCTGGAGGCCAGCTCCACTTTGCGCCCCACCCCCCGGGCTGCAACACCACCGTCGCCCCTCGCAAAGTTCGGGAAGGGTCCGCGGCTCTGGCTCCGGTTCGCCTTCTGGCTCCGCACCAAGCCTCCCCCATCTCTGGCTTGACCCCACGCCCGCTTGTCCTTGCGGACCGAAGCCTGATTCCCCCAGGCTAGGAAGCTGACCCCCACCCTGTCCCCGCAGGCCGCGCGGCCCCGGGCGCGCTGGGCTCCGGCCGGGCTGGCCGCAGACGGCGGAAGTCACGCACGGCCTTCACCGCGCAGCAGGTGCTGGAGCTGGAGCGGCGCTTCGTCTTCCAGAAGTACCTGGCGCCGTCCGAGCGCGACGGGCTGGCGGCTCGGCTCGGCTTGGCCAACGCGCAGGTCGTCACGTGGTTCCAGAACCGGCGCGCCAAGCTCAAGCGCGACGTGGAGGAGATGCGCGCCGACCTGGCCTCGCTGCGCTCGCTGTCCCCAGAAGCCCAGTGCCGCCTCGCGCTGCCGGACGGCGCCCCAGGCCTCGGCCCTGGCCCCGCCAGGCCTGACTCTGAGCTCCACCTTTCTGACGAGGAGATACAGGTGGACGACTGAAGGCAAAGCTGCCTCCAGGGCTCTGCGGCGCTGACCTCCGCGCCCCCGCGCCCTGTCTGGGTTCCGGGGTAGGAGGGAACGTGTCGATGCGCGCCCTTTCCGGCTCACAGTCCAGACGCCCACCTTCCCCAACTGTTGAGAATAAAGTCcagactttgctgctgctgctgctgctgctaagtcgcttaagtcgtgtccgactctgtgcgaccccatagacggcagcccaccaggctcccctgtctttgggattctccaggcaagaacactggagtgggttgccatttccttctccaatgcatgaaagtgaaaagtgaaagtgaagacgctcagtcgtatccgactcttagagaccccatggactgcagcctaccaggctcctccgtccatgggattttccaggcaagagtactggggtgggttgccattgtcttctccgatgctgctgctgctgctgctaagtcgcttcagtcgtctccgactctgtgcgaccccagagacggcagcccaccaggctcccctgtccctgggattctcccggcaagaacactggagtgggttgctattgccttctccacagcacTCCTCAGTCCTGGCGCCCGGAGCAAAACCTCCTGATTATTGCGAAGATTCCATGCTTTGCACTGTGCCGAGCGCTTTAATCCCGATGTTTCCtttaatcctcatagcaaccCTATAAGGTAGGTGATAGGGTTATGTCCGTTTTACAAAAGAAGAACCCCTAAGTCAGGATGTAGACCCAGGCATCCAGCCAGCCTTCAGATCTGGTGCTTGTCAGCTTTCTGCTCCAGAAACGCTGGGTGAGGGGAAGGGCACTGGACTCTGACAGCTGCCAACCCCTCCTCTAGCCCccgtcatggggcttccctggtagctcagctggtaaagaacccgcctgcaatgcaggagacacaggttcgattcctgggtcgggaagatccgctggcgaaggaataggctaccaactccagtattcttgggcttccctggtagctcagctggtaaagaatccgcctgcaatgcgggaggccccgattttattcctgggttgggaagattcccccagggaagggaaaggctaccccactccagtattctggacacaactaagtgactttcacatcacttcacttcaggggCCGCATTAGTTCCAGAACTCCACTCGGGGTTTGATCCGCCGCCGCCTGGCAGACTTTGCACCTAACTAACAGACTAGTGCCAGAGTGACAGCGTCCCACCtgcctctcctctttccccaccCTGAGGCCATTTGTTAATAGGGTCCCGACCCTTCGTCTTTTCCACAGGAGAGTCCTACACTGAGACCCAGGCAAAGTGATAAGCGCTGGGAGAGGTGACGTACCCCTGCTTCTGGGACCTCCATCCCACCTTGCGCTGGTGGGAAAACGTCCCCAccaggatggtggtggtggctgcGGGATGGTGGGGAGGACTGATCCTACACTCTGAGGCAGAGCTTGAGGTAGCTGCTTGCAGGGTAGAAAGCCCAGCTCACCTCCTCCAGCAGGCTTTCCTGAGATAATTTCTGACGCTGCTAATTAATCATCCTCCTGCttgtgatggggagggagtgCAGGTCTTCCCCGAGCCGGCCATCCCCACTCATGGTTAGGAGCCTTCCTGCTTCCCCATCATTGACAGGAACAGATAATGACTACTAACTAGTATAGAGCTAAGAACCTGTCATCTATCATGTACAAAAAGTATTCTTTACACCTGTGTTGCCTCTTCAGTACACatatacaacacacacatacctcCCCTGGTTCCTGCTCAGGATCCCTTCTGTATTCCCTTCACGCTCTTCTAAAGTCTGCCTCTCTGGAACCTTTACATTGGAGTGACCAACTCATTCGTGTTTTCCCAGGACTTTCCCACTTTTTGCACGGAAATTTCTACACCTTTGGAAATCCCTCAGTCTCAGGAAAACCACGATGTTCGGTCATTCTAACCATTCTGCTTTCCAGCCCCAGAGCTGAGGCACTGGGTCAGAACCCTACCAGTTAGCAGTGTGAGTGTGGGATAAAGTGGAGGCAAGGGTCAGGAGTCCTATGGCTCTTGGGGAAGATTCAAGCCCAGGACAGTCTAAGAGGTACTGGGGAGGAGACATTGCTTTTGAGAGGCTAGAACCCTTCTCTACTTAAGGCTTCCTAAATTCTAGCTCAGGGCTGCCACCTCTTATAATCAAGCCTTGAATAAACAAAACTCAAACCTGTAACACCAAAATAGCCTCCTGGATGGGTGTTTCCTCTGTTAGGTCCTAGAgatgctgctgcggctgctgagtcacttaaatcatgtctgactctgtgtggtcctatgggctgtagcccaccaggctcctctgtccatgggattctctaggcaagggtactcgagtaggttgccatgccctcctccaggggatcttcccatcccagggatcaaatgtctcctgcatttcaggcagatgctttaccgataaaccaccagggaagcccaggtcctAGAGCAGACCTTTCAAATGTCAGGATGCCTCAGAGTCACCTGGAGGGCTTATTGAAACATAACTTGTTGCGCCCGACGCTTAGTTTCTGATTCAGAAGGCCTAGGGTGGGCCTGAGAATTTGCGTTTGTGAAAGGTTCCCAGGAGACACTGATGCTACTGGCACAGGGAACGTGAGAAGCTCAGTCCCACGAACTCCGGCCCTCTGTGAGATAAGCGGCAGTTCAGTCACACCCGTCTCTTTCTGGCATCGCAATCATGAAAATGTAGGACAACTTCAGATAAAAATCAGTTTATTGAACACTCACTATGTCCCAGACTTTGGGAAGGTATTTTCTCACACTTTCTCTTTCAGCCCTCATAGCAGCCCTGTGAGGTAGGGATAGCCCACAttgtacagaagaggaaactgaagcacaggtgTTAAGAAATCTGCCCAAGGTGACGCAACTTGTAAAGACAGACTGAAATCTGCCGTACAGTATTTAAGAGGACCACAGCCGTCAACAAAAAAATTTGGGAAAGCCTTAAACAAAGGAGGTGTCTCAGCTCCTCCAGTCTCTAGGTACAAATGGTGTTGAGTAAGACCCATAGGGCAGCAAGAGTCATTTATCCCGATAAATGGTTCTCCAAAGAAAAGCACACTGGGAGGCCTGCAGACCCACACTTTAATGAGCTGAGAGTCCCAGGCAGAGCCAGGGAGGAACCAGCTAGGAGGACCTGTCaagatcttagaggaaaaactaGAAGGAGGTCGTGTTTCTTATAGAGAAATTGgagaattttagtttttttagggGCAGTGATCCTGGGTAGAAAAACTAAGTAAATTCACATGGGGGAAATGCTAGTTACAATGCCCAGCACTGGAGTGGAGAAAGAGTAAGACCAACGTAGCAGAAGCCTGTGTATCTGCTGAGGCTGCATCAGTGGGAGAGCCAGCAGGTGGGGTGTATGGAGATGTATGGATTCTGCCAGCTCCAGGAAGGGGCTGGTAAGGGGCTTCCCAAATGCATGCCCTTGGTGAATCTTCTAGCAGTGGAAGGAGGTGAGCATCAGAACCACTGGACAAAGGAGAGGTCAGAATATGCGTAGAAGAGTGGACAGGAAGCAAGGCAAGAGAACTGAGGCTGGAGAGAACAGGGTGAGAACTGGGATTAGGAAGAAGTGGGCTTCCATCAAGCTGCAGATCAAGACTTAGGCCTTATTCATCACTGTGACCCCATTCCTGAGCACAGAGCTCTGGCTGGTGAGTCCCCAAGACCAAGAGCAAGCTTCAGATGCCCCTGCAGACAGGTCTGTTATAGTctgaaaatctgaatttttgtgCAGATCCCTTCTTGAGCCTTGGGGGATTTCATTTTTCCTTACTGCTCCCAGGAGAAGCCATCTGCTTAAGAACCAAAGAAAGGCTATTCCAGTGGAAGCAGGGTTCCTTTCTCTCATCAGAGGGTCTCTGTGTCAAAAGGTATGACTGCCAGGGCTGTTCCCAACCATGGTTTTAGAGTACAGGTCTTACAATGTGCAGTGAACTGCGACTACACCGTGTCCTTTCTCCCTGTGGGGTTCACACACAGCCCTGCCTTATCAGGGACAGGTTCTCCTTCATCTGGTGTGAGGTAGGTGCTGGGGCCCAAGTTCCAGGGTGCCCCAGCCCTCTGAGGAGTCCTGGAGGTGGAGAGGACCGGGTCTTCTGCTCTGAGTCTGGGGGAAGGACCAGTCAGACTGGCTCAGGTTGGGGATAATGCAAGGGTGGAGATAGAAGGCCAGGGGCCGTTGGGGCAGTACTTCCAGGGCAACTGCAGGAGAAGAGGCTTAAAGGCCCCACCCAGCTCAACATGGAAAAATGGATGGAGAAGTTCAGTTGACGGAGGCAGCCCAGAGATTCCTCTTCGCTGGTACTGctg from Budorcas taxicolor isolate Tak-1 chromosome 11, Takin1.1, whole genome shotgun sequence carries:
- the LBX2 gene encoding transcription factor LBX2, which produces MSSGSEPRTSRTSFSIADILGPCMIPRRPSVSQPPESNQGPTSPLCALEELTSKTFRGLDGHTPQPSEGRAAPGALGSGRAGRRRRKSRTAFTAQQVLELERRFVFQKYLAPSERDGLAARLGLANAQVVTWFQNRRAKLKRDVEEMRADLASLRSLSPEAQCRLALPDGAPGLGPGPARPDSELHLSDEEIQVDD